The segment gggtccattccatgtacaaagatggtctgggcaacGTACCACTGTCGGTGCATAActtatatagggttacacatctgtatcttatcacatgaatacCATAGGTTCTCCATGGGCACTAATTCAGTTGGGAGCCATCCgtcaagtgattgacagctacctcacaacatattatgtgtcacaacataccacatctggaacagctCCAAGCTTGACCATGGACCCATTATTTGTATCTAAAAGGCCCCCCGAAGGGCTATACCATATTTCATCAGGTGACATGCAGACTAtggaatgtttatgtcacatgtccaacacccaaaatcaATAACgtacatagggtcagataaaagtcatactaacaCCACCCACGCTTAAGGTTATATTTGTCTCCCTCATTCTGGTCTGACCTGGTTTTCTATACGTCTCTTAATTCTCACTTCTAACCACATCCTTCTGTAGGCGCGCTTatacacctgcagacacacttATGCGCACAGtgaactttttttctgtatttctgttacACAAAATTGTTCATCCTTAAaagctgtataaataaatatgtgttatattaacaatggaaaaattactgtgttatgttttcagttcgtagtgacaaacccacacaaATTACCACCTGACCACATTTCACCTCAATTCTTCATGTTGtttgttcagtttagtttttacagCTCACAGCTCAAAGTTTTGTGCGAAGAGATATAATTTGCAAGTGTAAAAAGTTTTGTAGCAATAgaaatatttgtgtatgtgtaattaaaatttgtgcagaattttttcaacagtgaggttTCACAAAGTCTGAGAGATGGAAACACAAATTTCCTACCTGTGTGTCGACTCTGAAGTTACAACTACAACCTGCAAGTTACGAGTTTTGACCCTCTTTTGACGTGTGAATCCGATTGGTCAAAGATAGAGTCAATCAGTCCAATCAGAGGGCAGATGGTTCTGTGGCGTTCATCCCCCTGCAAGTCTTGAAAAACCCAGGTGGATATAATTGTATTTGAGGATGCTGtagataataatgataaacatttaatgtgttgtgtatttagcTTGTAGTTAGTTTGCTGTTGTTATAAGGCAACACAGTTGTCCAAATGCATATTTTCCAGTTCAGGAAGGCCACTTTATGTACCTAGAACAGAACAGTAATGTAGCTTTCTGTTAGTCTGCTAGCATTACCAAAGTAGCAGCAATTGAACTGCTACAACTGAATTCAAGCCAATCTGTTTCTTGGCATGAAACATAATTCTAATATTATTACACAATATTATAATACTATTATTATATGATTTAATtgctattatttttgttttgttgtaatttttgttatttatgatgGTTTGGCAACATTTACCATGTATTTCTCTGCATAAGCAATGTATAATTACTACTGGGTCAAATTTgatgtaacttttttttgtacgcattgaaaaagaaagaaaaatgatcaaaatgtgttttattgtattcagtAGGCCATTGTAGAGGATGTAATGAAGTCATGTTTTgagcagaaaaaataaaagtgtgcgTCACACATCTGAACTTGAAAATTGGTCAAATTTGACTCGAACACAATAGGAGGGTTAAATGttgaattatatttttgtttgtttgttttttaaactggaTTAAACAAGTGTTTTACAAGCAAATGTAAAACCTTGGTTTGATGTGAGATATGCTTAGTATGCACTGTGAGTTTCATTGCTTCTGCTATTTCCGTCCTCAGCTGTAAAGATGTTTCATCTTCACACCTTTGCAGCTGTCTAGATGCAGCACATAGAAGAGCTACTCACTCCTGCTGCAGTCGTGTTTTAATGGCTTCAAAAGTGAAGCAAATGGCACAGAGGGCCATGATGTGGTTCCAGGAAGTCCCCAACAACCTGAAGAATAAAAGTGTTATCTACAAATAATCCCAGTTACAGTGGACAGTAGGGCTGTCACTTTCACTTTCCCGAGACAAAGTGGGATTTCTCTGTTTCATGCACAGTAGACTGTGACATGATAACTTTTCAGAATCTCTCAGGCCTTAAAACAGAAAGTCACCCACTTCCATCTTGAAGAATCACAATTCAATTAAGTTTTTTACTTCATTATGTCTTCCTCATCATTGTAAGATTTTGCCTAAACTGTGAAATGCAGCTAAATggcctctctcctttccttacAAGAATGTAAGACACTGTCACAGTAAATATTATGTTCTATTATGTATTGATGTGTAAGATTTATCACTAATTATATTCTCTCTgctttatgtatttgtattcaaatctACAGATATAAATGAGTGTGAAGAAATCCTAGAACAATGTGGGAAAGACATGGTGTGCTTCAACACAGTTGGCAGTTACTACTGTCAGTGCAAGGATGGGTTTGCAAATactaaaaacaaagttaacttCACAACGGGAGATGGACGGTGCaaaggtgaatgtgtgtgttagtgtatgcGACCAGTGTCAGAGTTTCTCTCTTGTCTGAACACTCACCTGTCTtcatttgtttctctgtcagACATTAACGAATGTTACGATGGCAAAGAGATCTGCGGTCACAAGGAAGATTGTATTAACCGGATTGGGAGCTACAGGTGCACCTGCCATTCTGGGTACACTAATCCTACCAATAACTTCAGACACTGCATAGGTGAGTAGTGTCTACTTTTTTGTGTCCACATTTCTCAGGTTGAAGTTGACTGGAGCTGTGGTGAAACTCTCACGACACTACTGACATTAAGAATGACACGACCGTACCCCTGCTTACATTGCAGAGATGTTCGTTCCATCATAGGCTACAGCAATCCCTGCAATCTTAAGTATTCATACTATTCTCATCGAAATCATTGGCCTTGAGGAATGTCTGTCATTTcttatgtctctgtttttttatccTGTCGCAGACATAGATGAATGCAAAGAcgctgaaatgaaaaaagaagacCTCTGTGGAATAAAAGAGACTTGTAAGAACATTAATGGGAGTTACTGGTGCATGTGTCCAGAAGGATACACCAACTATGGCAATGAAAGGACTCCATGTTCACATGAGTGTATGCATACACGGCCCCCCCTCCATTGCCATTACTTCCTTACTTTCAAATTTTTTCAGCcccagtttcttcttcttcgttggtGTTGATGTGAATGCTCGCCCTGCTTttatgttattgtgtgtgttgcatCGGATTCCAGATAATCTGTGGTGTATGTCTTGCAAGATAAAGAATAGAGTATCTGTTCAGTGCTGCTGCTTTGCTGTGTAGGTTTTATCAGAACTCCTTCTCTGACGCTACACAGTGaagtgtcaaactctgtcaCTCATGTGTGTCTAGTGTCTTGcatgatcatgatgatgatcTTGCATGATGATCATCtgatgtttcacttttttccatttaGAGCTTGACTGTGAAACCTTCCAAACCAATAGCTTGTTTAATGTCATAATGCTGTGAACTGTGGGTAATTCCCTCAGGCAAAGTCAAAGATGCGGACTTATGGAAAATGTGCATAAAGGGCTCAAGATGTCTGCCCGAGAGCCCTCATGCACCTGACCATTTGTGCCCTAAACACTTGCGGATTTAGCAAGAACGTGCTTTAAAGTCCTTGAGTCCTTGAGTGTGGACATTGGGATTGGGTCCACTTCTACGTAGCCTTGCTATCACAGCACACTGCGTCCCTCACGAGAGTGTTGTGAATAGCTCCTGAAATAGAGCTCACTGGAGCGTAGAGCGAAATGTGAAAGACAATGTAGACAGAGAGGGGGTTTGTGTAAGCAATGTGATACGGTGCCAGCGTGAAAAATGTGTTCACTTGGAAAGATATGGAGTAAAAGAAAAGACCAAGAAAGAGTGACGTGAGAGAGAGACGAGGACACACAGACAAGTGAgtgggaggaaaagagagagagagagagagagagacagagagaggggcgCATACTCAGATTGAGAGTCTGAAtctgagagaggaagaaaactgGTGAAGGTTCACACTTATATTTCCTGCCACAAACAGAATCACCCTCCACAGAAAGGATTTATCTTTTTAGCgttctttttttgtgtctcaAATCTTGTGGATTTCATGGACCTTGGACTGTGATTCCTTCTGAGAAGTCTGAAcaatactttttatttctttaactttATGAGAGGACCTAAAATTTTATTACAGGACATTGATCAgatttacatttaattcatagttttgataAAGTCATCAGCTGTACAGGGATATAGTTTGACATGGGGCCTGGGAAGGCGCTGCTCATCCTTGGTAAGTCTATCAATGAGAGcacaatgtgtgtttgtgtgtgtgagtgtgtgactgggtGGAGTCATGGGTGGAAGAGAACAAAATAACACTGAACAATCAGGAACATGCATGTAATTCAAAATGTGGCATGCAACTAGCTACTACTAATTATGACCACAAGCCTTCCCCCTTAATTATATGTCACCCCACACACTTTGttgatgaaaatatattttataaaaaccaCACAAGTTAATCTCACTTACTAGCTTTACTAAGAGATTGTTTAAGGAGACATGAAGCAgtacatttttgtgaaatacatCCTTGttctctgtgcatgtgttgatgtctgagagaggaacagaggatTACAGCTGCAAGTAGTTACACCATCAGTCACATACACATGTTATCCATATGGAcacctcacaaacacacacatagtctcACCTTCACACTcttgttaaaacacaacaaGATAAAGAAAATTACTACACTGGAGGATGGCAGATGTCAAATCGAAGTCACAGCAGTTACTGTACAATGGATTCCAGCGGTGACCGAAAGTCATGGTACAAAATtagtcaaaatgtattttaaaagttcatAGAAACTTCTAACTAATCCCAGAGTATAATTCACATCTCTGTTGTTGATCCATGTAATGTTCCAAACAATCGTAGCTTTTCCAATAAATTGGTAAATATGCTAAATTTTGGAGCCTGAAGAGACAATATTTCAACATAGAGATAATATCTTTAGCTACTGTGTGTCGTGGAGAAACTTTACTGAGCATATAGATCACTGGCGGAGGAGTGGTATTATGGtgcagaaacaaaaataaataaaattcaattgaataaaaagatttatttttggtGTAGTGTCCTTTAGATAAGTGTTAAGTGTTTACTTTATTGTGTCTTTCTCATCATTGTAAGATTTTGCCTTAACTGTGAAATGCAACTAAATGgcctctctctttccccacAGGCTTAATGTGTATGCTGGGGGAATGTTTCTCCCAGTGTCCAGATGGCTTTATCAAAAATCGCGGCAAATGTGAAGGTAATAATCTTCCATGACTTTTGATTCTAACCACCCCTCTCCACTGTCACTCTCAGAAAGAAGTGTTGCTCCCATTATGCAATACCTCTTACTGGAGTTTAGCAGGAAAAGCAGCCTTTTTTGACATTCCaattcatttttccattttaggCGTTTAAGCACTGCTCATATCAAGACTGGattacaatgaaaacaacagtaGATGAGGTTCAAATTTTTAGATCACCACAATTTCAAGCAACCAGCAGAAATAATTACACTGCATTGACAGCAATGATATAACCACAGACTGGTGATCATGGTGGACAGAAGTGTGGGAAGAAAAAGAGCTAACAGAGATCGctttaaattaagtttttacAAGAATGTAAGACACTGTCACAGTAAATATTATGTTCTATTATGTATTGATGTGTAAGATTCATCACTATAATTATATTCTCtttgatttatgtatttgtattcaaatctACAGATATAGATGAGTGTGAAGAAACCAAGGGAGGATGTGGGAAACACACGGTGTGCAACAACACAAATGGCAGTTACTACTGTCAGTGTGAGGATGGgtttaaaaatactaaaaacaaagttaacttCAAAATGGGAGATAGACAGTGCaaaggtgagtgtgtgtgttagtgtatgcAACCAGTGTCAGAGTTTCTCTCTTGTCTGAACACTCATCTGTCTTCATTTGTTCCTCTGTCAGACATTAACGAGTGTGTTGATAACAAAACCATCTGCGGTCACAAGGCAGTTTGTAATAACCTGATTGGGAGCTACAAGTGCACCTGCCATTCTGGGTACACTAATCCCACCAATGACCTCAAACACTGCGTAGGTGAGTAGTGTCTACTTTTTTGTGTCCACATTTCTCAGGTTGAAGTTGACTGGAGCTGTGATGAAACTTTGCTGaaattataaaacaatataCTCACCAGAATGATCAAGGTGTAAGTCGACTCACCCCAACAGATGCCACAAAAATCACGAGAGTGAGGCAGATGTCAGTCAAGTAGCTCTGTACACCCACACTACAATGTTGGGCTTTTAAATAGAAAATCCACTCTAGTGGCCCTGGACACACCAGGATTTAAAAGGCCGCAAATTGATTGACCCTGCAAGAGATCAGTGAATTCACTTGCAGGGGATGAAGTAAATGTGTACTGGCTTGTTTCCAAAATATAAGGAATATTTCCAAAATTAAAAACTGCCCATCCTGAGCGAGCTGATCTTAAAAGAGGTCATAGACATTACGTTTCATCATATATTATAATTCCATGTAGTCTGGCTTTAACCACAAAGACACCTCCTCTTGCCTCCTGCCAGCTCCAATTACAGCTCTTAACTAACTTGAAATGCAAGACATCTCACAACACTACTGACATTAAGACTGACACGGCCGTACCCCTGCTTACATTGCAGAGATGTTCGTTCCATCATGGGCTACAGCAATCCCTGCAATCTTAAGATTTCAAACTATTCTCATCGAAATCATTGGCCTTGAGGAATGTCCATCATTtcttatgtctgttttttttatcctctcgCAGACATAGATGAATGCAaagaagctgaaatgaaaaaagaagacCTCTGTGGAATAAAAGGGACTTGTAAGAACATTAATGGGAGTTACTGGTGCATGTGTCCAGAAGGATACACCAACTATGGCCATGAAAGTACTCCATGCTCAGGTGAGTGTATGCATACACGGCACCCCCTCCATTGCCATTACTTCCTtactttcaaattaattatGCATCCAATGGCTTTGATATCCTCATATTCCTCATATGCATATAGAACTGTTTGTTCACTGAATCTTGCACTTCTTACAATTTTTTCAGCcccagtttcttcttcttcgttggtGTTGATGTGAATGCTCACCCTGCTTTTATGctactgtgtgtgttgaatCGGATTCCAGATAATCTGTGGTGTATGTCTTGAGGAATGTCCGTCATTTcttatgtctctgtttttttatccTCTCGCAGACATAGATGAATGCAaagaagctgaaatgaaaaaagaagacCTTTGTGGAATAAAAGGGCCTTGTAATAACATTAATGGGAGTTACTGGTGCATGTGTCCAAAAGGATACACCAACTATGGCAATAAAAGGACTCCATGCTCAGGTGAGTGTATGCATACACGGCTCCCCTCCATTGCCATTACTTCCTtactttcaaattaattatGCATCCAATGGCTTCGATATCCTCATATTCCTCATATGCATATAGAACTGTTTGTTCACTGAATCTTGCACTACTTGCAATTATTTCAGCCCCAGTTTCTTCTTTGCTTCTTCGTTGGTGTTGAATGCTCGCCCTGCTTTTatgctactgtgtgtgtgttgcatcgGATTCCAGATAATCTGTGGTGTATGTCTTGCAAGATAAAGAATAGAATATCTGTTCAGTGCTGCTGCTTTGCTGTGTGGATTTTATCAGAACTCCTTCTCTGACGCTACACAGTGaagtgtcaaactctgtcaCTCATGTGTGTCTAGTGTCTTGCATAATGATCATCtgatgtttcacttttttccatttaGAGCTTGACTGTGAAACCTTCCAAGCCAATAGCAGATCTGCACAGGTAAAACACATGTTTAGATACCAAATTATTAGCATAATGAATGCACTGCAACaatcataaataaacaaaatgtattacatttttatgcagGATTTATTTTTGTACTTGTCCCATGCAGGTCTTAGTTCAGGGTCAGTTATAGTACGACACCCTCCAGTGTCTTGCTAAAGAACATTTCAGAAGGGgcaatttcttttatttacacCCTGCAGCCCTGTAGAGTTTAGTATATGTGAACTTTAGTCTCgttattctctctctcactgtctgtaTCTGTCTCTCAGTCTCTTGAAGGCCTGGCAGACATTTTATCCATGATGAGAAACAACTGTTTGGCTCTGTCTAACCCACACAATGCTAGTGAGGGGAAGACTGATGGAGAAGCGCTACTGGAGGTCAGAAAAGccaatacaaaatacaaacacacacacattcttgcacataaacacacagtattgtCAAATTCCCTCCTCTGTGTCCTACCACATGGACAGAAATTTCTCATCGCCTCTGAGGCCATCCTGTCCCCTGGTCACCTGAACCACAGGGAAGACGTGAGTGGTTTTCTCCAAACGGTGGAGAAGTCCATTAGGCTCATTGGTCCACAGCTCAAAGACAGCATTACTGAGATGGAGACCACTGAGATAGGTAACAGGCCTTTTCCCTGGATGATAATATataaagtttaataaataaaaatggtaCATATTTTGGAATTAACATTATCTGTGCAGGGGGAGATTAATATATGAAATTGGTTATTTGTTTGAGTAGATGCAAAGATTGCAGTTCAGAGGGGAAAGACTCAACCCACTGGACCATTCATTCTGACCATTGAAAATGCTCGTCTCGACACTGACTGGACAACAGCAGCTGGGACGGGAACATATCCTGGtaaactcttcctctcttttcttctgacaaataagtcatgtatcaataatatattaaataatatatcacTAAATACCATCATATTTGTCATTGTCTTTATAGGCTTTGCTCTGGCTGCATTGTTGACCTACAAGAACCTTGAGAAATTTGTTAACAACTCCTTTGAGGAGCTCAAAGGACatgaaaaaaatggcaaaactCCCTCCTCCTTCAAGATCTCCTCTAAAGTTGTGTCTGTTGTGGTCTCCAACCCATCCACTCAGAACCTGAGCAGCCCTGTGAACATCACACTCAGACATCTAAACGTACTCCTGCCTGTCCTACATTCATTTCAATGTTGTGTCACTTCCtctaatgtacagtatgtacattgTATGGAATATAAAGAGATAAAGATTATATGGGTTTTATTTTGGTCTATTAGGAGACAGCGGAGTCCTCTGAGGTGGAATACATCTGTGCACACTGGAATGACAGAGGGGCCTGGTCCGAAGAGGGATGCCATCAACAACAAACCAATGccacacacactgtgtgtacatgtgaacaTCTGAGCAGCTTCGCTGTGCTTATGGCCCTCTATCCCATGAAGGTAAGAAATTGACACACACATCATGAAAAcctaaattaaacattaatttccTCAAGATGTTTAATGTTTGAATTTTATTGATACTTTCCACTGAGAAAATTGCTTTTAAGGCTTAACATCCAAAGAAATCATTGAAACAATCTttttcactggaaacaaatgaaaaagtgtcacttgttctatttttatttccttttgcaGATTCTCATGTGCTTTAAAGAtgcattaatcaataaaatattaatacaagGTCAagtgactatgtgtaatgtgaaatgtttcactcatactgatgaacccacagagaattatcccCTCAGGTCTACAGGTGTGTTTCTGAAACTTTACAgtttcactgctctcatcaaccccATTTTTGGGCACAGCaagttaatgttttcttttgcaaaAAAGCTGTGAAAAACTGACTGTACACCACCTTCCCTGCAACAAATGGCGGCCAGAGTTAGCTTGATTGGAGCACACTGATtgatttgcagcctttaataaTGCAAACAGGCCAACGTTTCAACACTACTTAGTCAAAGAGGACAAAAGCATAAGGCAAACAAATATATAGTCAACCTAGGACAGGTGTATATTTGTCACTGGGAAGAGGGTGGAACAAGAAATCAACCCTATTGGATAATAGATACAGGGGTGGGGATTGCCAGAGTCAATGTCCAGGTGCCACACccatacattaaaaacaagacagaaaaagaagaatacaCTTATATCTTTGAGTTACATGAAATCAAGCACAAAAGGTGCCTGTTCCAAAACATCCATATATCATGATTTAGAGGAAGCATGACACATTTAAGTCTGAATTGAGGCCAAAGGGTTCAGTTGTGTTGAAAGTATGAATCCAATATGCATCTTCAAAGCAGTTAACTATATCACCATTTCTAGTTGAGGGGGAAATTTTTTCTCTTCCCCAGAACTGGCTGCACAGCCATGAGCATAATGTCATGCTGTAGCATATTCCATATTTTGAGTCCGTACAGCAGTTTCGTGTTCAGAACCACAAGGATATTTCAGTATGTAGACCACAtgtgtgctgctgcagtttatgttgtatttttaccAGTATGtggatgtgtaaaatgtttagTATTTGAAGAGTTTGAACATTGTGCACAGTGGCCACAGTGGGTCTGTCTGTGGGTTGATCTGGAAGTTTTAATGTTAACGTTGCTCTGTGCATTGCTTGCTAACTTCTTTGTTATAAACACTTAATACCGTCATATGTCAATGTGTTTACAACTTGCTCCCaaattgccaaaaaaaatcttcttttccaagaaaacaacacacacattatgctgTAAATGATTACACACCTTAAGGTCTGACATGTTATCTCTTCTAGCATCCCTTTGCACTCATACTGATAACAAAGATAGGGCTGAACATGTCCCTGATGTGTCTGGTACTGTGCATCCTGACGTTCAAGTTCTGCCGCTCCATACAAGGGACACGCACCACCATCCACTTGCACCTCTGTGTCTGCCTCTTCGTGGCTGACCGTATCTTTCTGGCCGGCATTTCGAAAACCGAACCTGTGGTATGTTCGTCCAAGCAAACAGCGACTTTAGCATGGACTGCAGTAATCCAACTGTTGACCGTATGCTTAACAAGAcagcattttcattaaaatgtttacatggGTTGAACTATTCCTCTCATCTTCCTGTTTACACACTACATAGCAGAGCCCAGTTATTAATGAAAGAGCCACCCTTCACAGCACAACATCAGAGGATCTCTGCTATATTAAAAGGGGCGCTCCACTGATTTTAAACATGACGTTCCCTTTACTCGTCATGAGGACTACTGCTTagactgtgaaaacagttcAATCTTCAGTTCAGAGAAAGTGTCATTATAGGAAATGTAGGATCTAGTGTTTTATAGAGCTTGACCTATACTGCGGAAttaaagtcaggatatctcttCCTGTGCAGCTTCAATGTCATCTTGTTAATCCACGAACCTTAAGGAAGCGCAATAACAAATTGCTGATGTACTCATTTAATAATCTTATTAACGTCATTATCATCAGAACATTATATTTACATGGGAATATCTTATTCGAAGTTTACTGCAGTCCATGTAAAGACAGCATGAGACATTTCATTCCTCTACTTCTCTCCACACTTACTTTTCTCATATATTTATGTTGCATTGCAGGGCGGCTGCAGGTTTGTTGCAGCAATGCTCCATATCTTCTTCTTGGGAGTGTTTATGTGGATGCTGCTGGAAGGGGTGCAGCTGTACCGCATGGTGGTCCTGGTGTTCAATGCCACCATTCGGCCCCTATACTTATTCATCGCTGGTTATGGGACACCCCTTGTTATCGTCATCATATCGGCCATCGTTAATCCCCAGGGCTACGGCACTAAGGAGCAGTAAGTGGgtgaagaaaagatgaaatgttttgcatttgctTATGTGATTGCACATCGGCGGATTACAGAGAAATTCTGTTATCTATCTTGATGTTGTGAAACCCTGTCATGCGCTTGTTTCCTTCCTCCTAACTGTAGCTGCTGGCTGTCACTGACAGACGGCTTCATCTGGAGTTTCTTAGGCCCTGTGTGCTGCATCACCTTCCTCAACATCTTCTttttcatcatcaccatctGGAAGCTCACCCAGAAGTTCACCAGCCTCAACCCAGACCTCTCCACACTTAACAAAATTAAGTCAGTCTGTGTGCCTgcttgtatgcatgtgtgcgtaATGATGTGGCTTTGGCTTTTGTAATGTGTGGATCAATGTCACACACACCTAATGCATTGCACAAGAGCTGTAACTGAGTCATCCACGTGTTAGTGCTCATGctaatctttctttctctctatatTTGTTGATCTTTCTTTAATCCCACTcccacccctccctctcttcttctgcagagCTTTCACAGTGACAGCTATTGTCCAGTTGTGTATACTGGGTCTGACGTGGGTGTTTGGTTCCTTCCTGTTCAAAAACTACATTGGTACAACAGTAGCAGCATACATCTTTACTATCCTCAACAGCCTGCAGGGAGTGCTGATTTTTGTCATGCACTGCCTGCTGTCTAAACAGGTAGGAAACAGtggttgtgcatgtgtgtgtgcatgaggtTAATGGAGAGATTAACACaatagataaaaacacaactaaaaGAGAAAGTGTGAAACAAAGATGGAGGATTGCACTGACATGAGGGTTGCCAGCTGTGGATTTTTTCCTGATGTTCTGCTGCCCTCTGCAGGTTAGAGAGGAGTATGCctattttctctcctgtttctgcacaccacagaagaagagataCTCCGACCTCAGCAGTACCAATCCCTCCAGTAGTCAGTCACCAGTAAGAACACAGTGatacctcctccctctgt is part of the Thunnus albacares chromosome 3, fThuAlb1.1, whole genome shotgun sequence genome and harbors:
- the LOC122979561 gene encoding adhesion G protein-coupled receptor E1-like: MVCFNTVGSYYCQCKDGFANTKNKVNFTTGDGRCKDINECYDGKEICGHKEDCINRIGSYRCTCHSGYTNPTNNFRHCIELDCETFQTNSLFNVIML